One Plasmodium cynomolgi strain B DNA, chromosome 12, whole genome shotgun sequence genomic region harbors:
- a CDS encoding hypothetical protein (putative) translates to MNLLMLLSTFSLLLLAFGKTYGTKYSEEDSFLFEDYCSEMNIHVLVSAEKRYSSRYSYLLGRRIASMAFSLYNSWNYFSYSFFDDKIVYTDMRQMLFGFDMMETLTTFQKDHELYGVTKHGHSNVFGSLKEYYETYILNNPKMQYNKNVIIICKFFGDMEPSEYPDEFINYIRDIRSKKLGIFFYSDNSEESKRLTFLISEMSYHKSSHIPLAYFFTDEIDIHARISVDRFCYALEYGATCARYNDWSDWSGPCEFRKRQRTIPKKVTLETYITNTDYYTPHCRSLFNYELIIREDYRSECTNEIYNCRGICDEGYMFKPHVIAYEILEQYVQCNDLPNCSSQQRKKNHHRTYENLLKMLNNYTDDLRADEIKERKAMNKPYKGEIGEEGAQPRMLREASAQLKKKTDSMIERQHLLIKNHKLLLQHIEQGDEVDVIDKFGNFVVKRPRKNTRVVKVKKRVKARINAATVGSRTANKQNGEDKSGSDTVETANAGTAGNADRIRIHQDESTNVGMADSGTAGKTDGKKLAEGETMADGKGDEENDKERTNQGNRLNSEEAKNILDEEQQKEEKMEQEIIKDNNLEKPDEIEKVDTIDTVAKDGTAEIDSPSLSNGSYLPNVEARESSNNQPIIPEENDNTKSPIGSSKDHEVNSNDYVTSENAGDAINSHPRADTSQGHSAAYHNNSPVYKSTHDGKDELTDKHEQELYEESAPPKGESETGGDGQGGEDKITQVNKGVEEEGTGRTDTPKESAQKEITPHGRVEDAAKVQESANEHTNERTNERTNERINEHTNEQANGHTNEHANRHTNEQANQIGNNTDEVTTRTDQVGGETGVTAEQGIEKGEDKVSHVGQKGNINGEEVVEGQSQHTQAKEVGLNRQVGDRQGEEHKSTNRDSLLRDFLIMNHVPDGFKKQYELPQMESEKKKSTEHTTEMHDANHGRVSGHNKQTHDNTDGSVETTTQSHVVHEMKEKSEESNHLVESAIPDKTKTEEHHIASHSTDGHTLQGERISTDQLHNEGESQHQFKGKDENERESEQKNREAEDSNSANVSENHVVIAEDQTDNKHAKETSHISSKSISEHRSLEEGNEGKQFMHVQTGKDHLVIENNGESHKISGESTGGEIISGDDTNKGKVSEEDVNEHEASYKNIREHVGQTDMNDIHKADMNDAENIVEDSNTNDPEELEETLRENSIISHNFGEHADAHNGEKGDELSSEREQEEQTAGGHIQGEALFDNHATYNQVKEEIEEERRTSNEHVTEELATGHVHTQQQVQEDEETGKEHKTQDQTSVDRTVLGESHKRDHLADETEGRNELTGEFVPTHVIAGDAVKGPHVADGIVGEHSDAVKGGEVVEGGDAVEGGETVKGGDVVEGGDAVEEGDAVEEEGAREREFVDEITDEHKAKGESKDEAVDESKNVAEGTDVGVHTEIGEHKDMGESKRGSNDIGDNTYAGDNNDLGDNTDAGDNIDVGEPTDVGEHIANGERKEVAEVKGDHMDIVGAKSEGKHEAVDESKHKDVGKHQEEGEREEVAEVKGDHMDIVGVKNEGKHEAMDESKHKDVGEHKDIGESMNVVQNEDGGEPKVTGESADATEVTSKHDGIIESREIGEHTDVAEHIDVGDHTEMGERKEAGEHDEVGEHKEAGEHKEVGDHAEMGEHKEAGGHKEVGDHAEMGEHKEAGEHKEAGGHKEAGELDEAGEHSKAGEHGEAAEVEGVKSEHVQGSSEEGETIKDKPIDASRESKISEEGESSDINQKLHEDSVNPIDGTMGGGEKKEELAGGANTHSAHNEKGEVTPKEHEGVNTLDRNGENEQKVQEKHEQILDYRIDDEEKASISPHAQTEVSKETDGEVKEQVEDTSTTNSKKEPTGEVSSRTNVDTDSIITQQKTSVLPEEESKKIESKKEKDDVKNINEIIDNVVNTYDSKKMNSEQKEDVEEKLDVLEDFVESNKKVEGGKNDNPYKYFSDMKSVHKLFYKKNSSGELENDKYLIVGQNNFIIDSDDTQTPFPKNISKRVSEILEEEIQKDVTNTLNEDDKTRKEATEGGEKGDGNDNAGENGSGNEGGDEGGDENTSQDGRSESRAHSSKKFKYGSITVFAGAVVIFVSMYIYKHAQNYGRAEKDNQNNIEYQFTAEVAMNGDKGQDITCGQGGYIEEGWS, encoded by the exons ATGAACTTGTTAATGCTGTTAAGTACCTTTAGCCTTTTGCTCCTGGCATTTGGCAAAACTTATGGTACAAAGTATTCAg AGGAAGATAGCTTTTTATTTGAGGACTACTGCAGCGAAATGAACATTCACGTCCTGGTGAGTGCAGAAAAAAGGTATTCTAGCAGGTATAGCTATTTGTTAGGTCGCAGAATTGCAAGCATGGCGTTTTCTCTGTACAACAgttggaattatttttcatattccttttttgatgATAAAATTGTGTATACAGATATGAGACAAATGCTATTTGGGTTTGACATGATGGAAACATTAACGACTTTTCAGAAGGATCATGAACTTTATGGAGTTACAAAACATGGGCACTCAAATGTATTTGGATCTTTGAAGGAGTATTACGAaacttatatattaaataaccCCAAAATGcaatataacaaaaatgttataattatttgtaaattttttggagATATGGAGCCTTCAGAATATCCTGATGAATTCATAAATTACATAAGAGACAttagaagtaaaaaattggggatttttttttactcagaCAATTCTGAGGAATCCAAGAGGCTCACCTTTCTGATCTCTGAAATGAGTTATCATAAATCTTCCCACATTCCTTTAGCGTATTTCTTTACCGATGAAATTGATATTCACGCTAGAATAAGTGTAGACAGATTTTGCTATGCTTTGGAATATGGTGCAACTTGTGCGAGGTATAACGATTGGTCTGATTGGAGTGGGCCTTGTGAATTTAGGAAAAGACAGAGAACCATTCCCAAAAAAGTTACCCTTGAAACTTATATCACTAATACTGATTACTACACTCCTCATTGTAGAAGCCTTTTCAACTATGAATTAATAATCAGGGAAGATTACAGAAGCGAATGTACTAACGAAATATACAACTGCAGAGGTATCTGTGATGAAGGATATATGTTCAAACCACATGTTATAGCGTACGAAATTTTAGAACAATATGTCCAATGTAATGATTTGCCAAATTGCTCATCtcagcaaagaaaaaaaaatcatcataGAACTTATGAAAATTTACTAAAAATGCTCAATAATTATACAGACGATCTGCGTGCAGATGAAATCAAAGAACGGAAGGCTATGAACAAACCATACAAAGGGGAAATTGGCGAAGAGGGTGCTCAACCACGAATGTTGAGGGAAGCAAGCGCtcaactaaaaaaaaaaacagactCGATGATAGAAAGACAGCACCTTCTTATTAAAAATCACAAGCTTTTGCTTCAGCATATCGAGCAGGGCGATGAGGTAGATGTCATCGACAAGTTTGGAAACTTCGTTGTGAAGAGACCCCGTAAGAATACGCGAGTtgtaaaggtaaaaaaaagggttaagGCACGTATTAATGCTGCGACTGTAGGTAGCCGTACCGCtaataagcaaaatggagaggatAAAAGCGGGAGTGATACCGTCGAAACTGCAAATGCGGGTACCGCGGGTAATGCAGATAGAATTAGAATTCACCAAGACGAAAGCACAAATGTCGGGATGGCAGACTCGGGCACTGCAGGAAAAACTGATGGGAAGAAGCTGGCGGAAGGTGAAACAATGGCGGATGGAAAAggggatgaagaaaatgataaagaGCGCACTAACCAGGGAAATAGGCTCAATTCtgaggaggcaaaaaatatacttgatgaagaacaacaaaaggaagagaaaatgGAGCAAGAAATTATCAAAGACAACAATCTTGAAAAACCAGATGAAATCGAAAAGGTGGATACGATTGACACTGTGGCAAAAGATGGAACTGCGGAAATCGATTCACCCAGTTTGTCAAATGGGAGCTATTTGCCTAATGTGGAAGCTAGAGAATCTTCAAATAATCAACCAATAATCCCAGAAGAAAATGACAACACAAAATCTCCAATTGGTAGTAGCAAAGATCACGAGGTAAATTCAAATGATTATGTCACATCTGAGAACGCTGGTGATGCAATAAATAGTCACCCTAGAGCAGACACATCGCAGGGACATTCTGCAGCttatcataataattcaCCTGTTTATAAAAGCACGCATGATGGTAAGGACGAATTGACTGATAAACATGAGCAAGAATTGTATGAGGAAAGTGCTCCACCGAAAGGGGAAAGCGAAACCGGTGGTGATGGTCAAGGTGGAGAAGATAAAATAACTCAAGTGAACAAAGgggtggaagaagaaggaactGGGCGTACAGATACACCAAAGGAAAGTGCACAGAAAGAAATAACTCCACATGGTCGTGTTGAAGACGCGGCTAAAGTCCAAGAAAGCGCCAATGAACACACGAACGAGCGCACAAACGAACGCACGAACGAGCGCATAAACGAACACACAAACGAACAAGCGAACGGACACACAAACGAACACGCGAACAGACACACAAACGAACAAGCGAATCAAATCGGGAATAACACCGATGAAGTTACGACACGAACTGATCAAGTAGGCGGAGAAACGGGAGTAACTGCAGAGCAGGGGatagaaaaaggggaagataaAGTGAGCCATGttggacaaaaaggaaatataaatgGTGAGGAAGTAGTAGAGGGACAGTCACAACATACACAGGCTAAAGAGGTAGGCTTAAATAGGCAAGTGGGAGATAGACAGGGAGAAGAACATAAAAGTACGAATCGTGACAGCTTACTAAGAGACTTTCTAATTATGAACCACGTTCCGGATGGCTTCAAAAAACAGTATGAATTGCCACAAATggaaagtgagaaaaaaaaatcaactgAGCACACAACAGAGATGCATGATGCGAACCATGGACGAGTTAGTGGACATAATAAACAAACACATGATAATACGGATGGAAGCGTAGAAACAACTACGCAATCCCATGTCGTGCacgaaatgaaggaaaaatcgGAAGAGAGTAACCATTTGGTCGAATCCGCCATTCCagataaaacaaaaacagaGGAACATCACATAGCGAGTCATAGCACGGATGGGCATACTTTACAAGGAGAAAGAATAAGCACAGATCAGTTGCACAACGAAGGAGAAAGTCAACACCAATTTAAAGGCAAAGACGAAAACGAACGCGAAAGTGAGCAAAAAAACAGGGAAGCAGAAGATTCCAATTCTGCCAACGTATCCGAGAATCACGTCGTTATAGCGGAAGATCAAACGGATAACAAGCACGCGAAAGAAACGAGTCACATATCAAGTAAATCAATCAGCGAGCATAGAAGTCTcgaagaaggaaatgaaGGGAAACAATTTATGCATGTTCAAACAGGCAAAGATCATTTAGTCATTGAAAATAATGGGGAAAGCCATAAAATATCAGGTGAATCTACAGGAGGAGAAATAATATCAGGTGATGATACGAACAAAGGAAAAGTATCCGAAGAGGACGTAAATGAACATGAAGCATCCTATAAAAACATAAGGGAACATGTAGGACAAACTGATATGAACGATATTCACAAAGCAGATATGAACGATGCAGAAAATATTGTGGAAGATAGTAATACGAATGATCCCGAAGAATTAGAAGAAACTCTGAGAGAAAACAGCATAATAAGTCATAACTTTGGAGAACATGCGGACGCACATAATGGTGAAAAGGGAGATGAACTGTCAAGCGAAAGGGAACAGGAAGAGCAAACAGCGGGGGGACATATTCAAGGAGAAGCATTATTTGATAATCACGCGACATACAATCaagtaaaagaagaaattgagGAAGAACGTAGAACATCCAACGAACATGTGACAGAGGAATTGGCGACAGGTCATGTCCACACGCAACAGCAAGTacaagaagatgaagaaactGGAAAGGAACACAAGACACAGGATCAAACAAGTGTCGACAGAACAGTATTAGGGGAATCACACAAAAGAGACCATTTGGCAGATGAAACGGAGGGCAGAAACGAGTTAACCGGTGAATTTGTTCCAACACATGTAATAGCAGGCGATGCGGTGAAAGGGCCTCATGTAGCGGATGGAATTGTGGGAGAACATTCAGACGCAgtcaaagggggagaagtagTTGAAGGAGGAGATGCAgtagaaggaggagaaacagTCAAAGGAGGAGACGTAGTAGAAGGGGGAGACGCGGTAGAAGAAGGAGATGCAGTGGAAGAGGAAGGTGCGCGTGAACGTGAATTCGTGGATGAAATTACAGATGAACATAAAGCTAAGGGTGAAAGTAAGGATGAAGCCGTAGatgaaagtaaaaatgtaGCTGAAGGCACAGATGTGGGTGTGCATACAGAAATAGGCGAACACAAAGACATGGGTGAAAGTAAGCGGGGAAGTAACGATATAGGTGATAACACTTATGCGGGTGATAATAACGATTTGGGTGATAACACTGATGCGGGTGATAACATTGATGTGGGTGAACCCACAGATGTAGGAGAACACATAGCCAACGGCGAAAGGAAGGAAGTAGCTGAAGTTAAAGGAGACCATATGGATATAGTTGGTGCTAAAAGTGAAGGTAAACACGAAGCAGTGGACGAAAGTAAACACAAAGATGTAGGAAAGCACCAAGAAGAAGGTgaaagggaagaagtagCTGAAGTTAAAGGAGATCATATGGATATAGTtggtgttaaaaatgaaggtaAACACGAAGCCATGGACGAAAGCAAACACAAAGATGTAGGCGAACATAAAGACATAGGTGAAAGCATGAATGTGgttcaaaatgaagatggCGGTGAACCTAAAGTCACTGGTGAAAGTGCAGATGCAACTGAAGTCACTAGTAAACATGACGGCATTATAGAAAGTAGGGAAATAGGCGAACATACAGACGTGGCTGAGCACATAGATGTAGGTGACCATACAGAAATGGGTGAACGTAAAGAAGCAGGAGAGCATGACGAAGTAGGTGAACATAAAGAAGCAGGAGAGCATAAAGAAGTAGGTGACCATGCAGAAATGGGTGAACATAAAGAAGCAGGAGGACATAAAGAAGTAGGTGACCATGCAGAAATGGGTGAACATAAAGAAGCAGGAGAACATAAAGAAGCAGGAGGACATAAAGAAGCAGGAGAACTTGACGAAGCAGGAGAACATAGCAAAGCAGGAGAACATGGCGAAGCAGCTGAAGTTGAAGGAGTCAAAAGTGAACACGTACAGGGGAGCTCGGAAGAAGGTGAGACCATAAAGGATAAACCCATCGATGCATCACGTGAGAGCAAAATATCGGAGGAAGGCGAAAGTTCTGACATAAACCAGAAGCTGCATGAAGATAGCGTGAACCCCATTGATGGGACAATGGGaggaggggagaagaaagaagaacTGGCAGGTGGTGCTAATACACATTCTGCACATaacgaaaagggggaagtgaCTCCAAAGGAACATGAAGGAGTAAACACCTTAGAtcgaaatggtgaaaatgaacaaaaagtgCAAGAAAaacatgaacaaattttagaTTATAGAATAGATGATGAGGAAAAGGCAAGCATATCACCACATGCACAAACTGAAGTGAGTAAAGAAACAGATGGAGAGGTGAAGGAACAGGTAGAAGACACATCCACAACaaatagcaaaaaggaaccaACTGGTGAAGTTTCGAGTAGAACCAATGTAGACACAGATTCCATAATTACACAACAAAAAACGAGCGTATTGCCAGAAGAagaatcgaaaaaaattgaatcaaagaaagaaaaagatgacgtaaaaaatataaacgaaATAATTGATAATGTAGTAAATACATATgatagtaaaaaaatgaatagtgaacaaaaagaagatgTAGAGGAAAAATTAGACGTCCTTGAAGATTTTGTAGaaagtaacaaaaaagtggaaggaggaaaaaatgataacccATACAAGTACTTCTCAGATATGAAGAGTGTCCATAAgctattttataaaaaaaattccagcGGGGAATTAGAAAATGACAAATATCTTATTGTTGGTCagaataattttatcatagaTTCGGATGATACCCAAACCCCCTTTcccaaaaatatttccaagaGGGTTAGTGAAATCCTGGAAGAGGAGATTCAAAAGGACGTGACGAACACGTTGAATGAGGATGATAAGACGAGAAAGGAGGCCACTGAGGGGGGCGAAAAGGGGGACGGGAATGATAACGCAGGTGAAAACGGAAGTGGAAACGAAGGTGGAGACGAAGGTGGAGACGAAAACACGAGTCAAGACGGACGCAGCGAAAGCAGAGCACATAGCAGCAAAAAATTCAAGTACGGAAGCATAACCGTCTTCGCTGGTGCagttgtaatttttgtgtctatgtatatttacaaaCATGCACAGAACTATGGGCGCGCGGAAAAGGACAACCAGAATAACATCGAATACCAGTTTACAGCCGAAGTTGCGATGAACGGAGATAAGGGCCAAGACATAACGTGCGGGCAAGGTGGCTACATTGAGGAAGGCTGGTCGTAG